A genomic segment from Capra hircus breed San Clemente chromosome 15, ASM170441v1, whole genome shotgun sequence encodes:
- the LOC102173320 gene encoding olfactory receptor 5W2-like, producing the protein MDTGNCSSLTEFIFWGITDDTKTKVILFTMFLLVYLVTLLANLGMITLIRMDPQLHTPMYFFLSHLSFCDLSISTAVGPKMLVDLLAKNKPIPFHGCALQLLVLYTFIDCECLLLAVMAYDRYKAISSPLLYAVSMSSRVCSLLMAGVYLVSIADALIHTTLAFRLCFCGSNEINHFFCDVAPLLLLSCSDTQVNELLIFTAFGFIELSTISGVLVSYCYIILSVLKIHSAKRGFKAFSTCISHLTSVAIFQGTMLFMYFRPSSSYSLDEDKMTSLFYTLVIPMLNPLIYSLRNKDVKQTLKKLKDKWF; encoded by the coding sequence ATGGACACAGGGAATTGCTCCTCCTTAACTGAATTCATTTTCTGGGGAATTACTGATGACACCAAGACCAAAGTGATTCTATTTACCATGTTTCTCCTTGTTTATCTTGTTACTCTTCTGGCAAATCTGGGAATGATCACCCTGATTAGGATGGATCCCCAGCTGCACACacccatgtactttttcctcagCCACCTCTCCTTCTGTGACCTCAGCATTTCCACAGCAGTTGGCCCCAAGATGCTGGTGGACCTATTGGCTAAGAACAAACCAATTCCCTTCCATGGCTGTGCCCTGCAATTACTGGTGCTCTATACCTTTATAGATTGTGAGTGTCTCCTGCTGgcagtgatggcctatgaccggtACAAGGCCATCAGCAGCCCCttgctctatgcagtcagcatgtCCAGCAGGGTGTGCTCCCTGCTCATGGCGGGGGTTTACCTCGTGAGTATAGCAGATGCTCTGATACACACGACATTAGCATTCCGCTTATGTTTCTGTGGGTCAAATGAGATTAACCACTTTTTCTGTGATGTTGCTCCTCTCCTATTGCTATCTTGCTCAGACACACAGGTCAATGAGTTACTGATATTTACTGCTTTTGGCTTCATTGAACTGAGTACAATTTCAGGAGTTCTTGTCTCTTATTGTTATATTATCCTATCAGTCTTGAAGATCCACTCTGCCAAAAGGGGGTTCAAAGCTTTCTCTACTTGCATCTCTCACCTAACTTCTGTGGCAATTTTCCAGGGAACAATGCTCTTCATGTATTTCAGGCCGAGTTCATCCTACTCTCTAGATGAAGACAAAATGACCTCTTTGTTTTACACCCTTGTGATTCCCATGTTGAATCCTCTGATTTATAGTCTAAGGAATAAAGATGTGAAACAGACTCTGAAAAAATTGAAGgataaatggttttaa